One stretch of Candidatus Neomarinimicrobiota bacterium DNA includes these proteins:
- a CDS encoding site-specific DNA-methyltransferase, whose product MNERATTEKLKRLDVHDDLRKEILPLCRLQRGEVWEDSVNGHRVGVLDATDSSHIRKIMDGEKTDLAVNDPPYNVAVGNENTVNLSKIDIEEYLRFSEKWIRNVVDNLSGNAHFYFWLGTDYKDNFQPLPDIMILLRKFKELTPRNMITMRNQRGYGTQKNWMWVRQELLYYVKGKPKFNIDAVYTDIPKILRGYYKKVNGEIKDNIARGKSEKIRAGNVWVDIQQVFYRMEENVPGCYAQKPLKAIERIVESGSGEGGLVTDFFAHSGTTLIAGERLGRKVYTVDNDPVFAEMAIRRLERFRETGKTGWQWNNPFPELDEKLIREKVI is encoded by the coding sequence ATGAATGAGCGTGCCACTACAGAAAAACTTAAGCGATTAGACGTGCATGATGATCTGAGAAAGGAGATACTGCCGTTATGCAGATTGCAGCGGGGGGAGGTCTGGGAAGACAGTGTGAACGGACACCGCGTCGGAGTTCTTGATGCGACCGATTCTTCCCACATTCGGAAGATCATGGATGGCGAAAAAACCGATCTGGCGGTTAATGACCCGCCCTATAACGTTGCAGTCGGAAATGAGAACACGGTCAATCTTTCGAAAATAGACATAGAAGAATATCTGAGATTTTCTGAAAAATGGATACGTAATGTAGTGGACAACCTCAGCGGGAACGCTCACTTTTATTTCTGGCTCGGAACAGATTATAAGGATAATTTTCAGCCGCTGCCGGACATTATGATTCTTCTTCGAAAATTTAAAGAACTCACTCCGCGTAATATGATAACTATGAGGAATCAGAGGGGATACGGCACTCAAAAGAACTGGATGTGGGTACGGCAAGAGCTTCTTTATTACGTAAAAGGCAAGCCGAAATTCAATATCGATGCGGTTTACACCGATATTCCGAAAATCCTACGGGGATATTATAAAAAGGTTAACGGCGAAATTAAGGATAATATTGCGAGGGGTAAGTCTGAAAAGATCAGGGCGGGAAACGTCTGGGTCGATATTCAACAGGTGTTCTATCGCATGGAAGAAAACGTACCCGGATGCTACGCTCAAAAACCGCTTAAAGCCATCGAAAGGATAGTAGAATCCGGAAGCGGTGAAGGCGGTCTTGTCACAGATTTTTTTGCGCACTCCGGCACCACGTTGATAGCGGGAGAAAGATTGGGTAGAAAGGTATACACTGTTGATAATGACCCTGTCTTTGCCGAAATGGCTATCAGGCGTTTAGAACGATTCAGAGAGACGGGAAAAACAGGCTGGCAGTGGAACAATCCGTTTCCGGAGCTGGATGAAAAACTTATTCGGGAAAAGGTGATTTAA